The nucleotide window CCCGCTGCTGTGGAAGAAGATCGCGGGCGGCCTCTCCGCCGGGCGCGTGCAGTCCGTCGCCGTGCGCCTGCTGGTGCAGCGCGAGCGCGAGCGGCGGGCGTTCCGCTCGGGCACGTACTGGGACCTGAAGGCGCTGCTGGAGAAGCAGGCCACGCCATTCTCCGCCCAGCTCGCCTCGCTGGCCGGCAAGCGCGTGGCGAGCGGCAAGGACTTCGACGAGACGACGGGGCAGCTCAAGGGCGCCCGCGACGTGGTCCTCCTCGCCGAGGCGGACGCGCGCGCGCTGGCGGAGCGGCTGCGCACGGCGAAGTGGACGGTGGCGGAAACGGAGGAGAAGCCGTCCATCCGGCGTCCGTATCCGCCGTTCACCACGTCGACGCTTCAGCAGGAGGCCAACCGCAAGCTGCGCCTCTCCGCCCGCGACGCCATGCGCATCGCCCAGCGGCTGTACGAGGAGGGCCTGATCACGTACATGCGTACGGACTCGGTGCACCTGTCCGAGCAGGCGATCACGGCGTCGCGGAACCGCGTGAAGTCGCTGTACGGGGCGGAGTACCTGAGCCCCCAGCCGCGCCAGTTCACCACCAAGAGCAAGGGCGCGCAGGAAGCGCACGAGGCCATCCGCCCCGCCGGCACGGAGATGCGCACTGCCGAGGAGCTTCGGCTCACGGGGATGGAGCACGCGCTGTACGACCTGATCTGGAAGCGCACGGTGGCCAGCCAGATGGCGGACGCGCGCCAGACGCACCTCACCGCGATGATCCACGCAGCCGACGCGGTGTTCCGCGCGTCGGGCAAGCGCATCGACTTCGCCGGCTTCTTCCGCGCCTACGTGGAAGGGACGGACGATCCGGACGCTGCGCTGGAGGACCGCGAGGAGCCGCTGCCGCCGTTCAAGAAGGGCGATGCGCTCGATCTTCGCGACCTGGAGGCGCTGGGGCACGAGACGCAGCCGCCCGCGCGCTACACCGAGGCGACGCTGGTGAAGACGCTGGAGGCGGAGGGCATCGGGCGGCCCAGCACGTACGCCAGCATCATCGGCACCATCATCGACCGCGGCTACGTGGAGCGGCAGCAGAACCAGCTGGTCCCCACGTTCACGGCTTTCGCGGTCACGGGCCTGCTGGAGAAGCACTTCCCTACGCTGGTGGACACGCGCTTCACGGCGCGCATGGAAGAGCAGCTCGACGAGATCGCCGAGGGCCAGGCGGAGTGGCTGCCGTACCTCCGCGCGTTCTACTCCGGCCCGGACGGGCTGGAGGCGCGGGTGAAGAGCGGCAGTGCCGACATCGACCCGCGCGAGGCGTCTACCGTTCGCCTGGCGGACCTGCCGGCGCGCGTGCGCATCGGCAAGTTCGGCCCGTTCGTGGAATCGGAAGATGCGTCCGGGGCCACCGTCACGGCATCGATCCCGGACGGCATCGCCCCCGCCGACCTGTCGGACAAGCAGGTGCAGGGGCTGCTGCGGGCGAAGAGCGAGGGGCCGGACGTGCTGGGCACCGATCCCACGACCGGCAAGCCGATCCTGCTTCTCCAGGGGCGCTTCGGGCCGTACGTGCAACTGGGCGCGGCGGAGGAGGGCGGGGCCAAGCCCAAGCGCGCGTCGCTGCCCAAGGGCGTGACGCCGGAGACGCTGGGCTTCGACATGGCCGTCAAGCTGCTGTCGCTTCCGCGCACGCTGGGCGCGCACCCGGAGAGCGGCAAGGAGATCCAGGCGGGCGTGGGCCGCTTCGGCCCGTTCGTGGTCCACGAGGGCGAGTTCCGCTCGCTCGGCAAGGGCGACGACGTCTACACGGTCGATCTCGCCCGCGGCGTCGAGCTCCTGTCGCAGCCGAAGGGAGGGGGCCGGACGAAGGTGGAGCCGCTGCGCACGCTGGGCCCGCACCCCGCGGACGGCGAGCCCATCCAGCTCTTCGAGGGCCGCTACGGGCCGTACGTGAAGCACGGCGCCACGAACGCGTCGCTGCCCAAGGGTGTAGCACCGGAGAAGTTCACGGTCGAAGAGGCCGTGCCGCTCCTGGCCGAGCGCGCCCTCGCCGCGCCCAAGAAGGGCAAGGCGAAGGGCCGCAGCGCATCCACCGCCCGCAAGCCAGCGGCGGCCAAGGCAGACACGGCCAAGGCAACGGCGAAGAAGACCGCGACGGCCAAGAAGGCAGCGACGGCCAAGAAGACCGCGACCGCGAAGAAGACGACAACGAAGTCCGTCGCCAAGAAGACCGCGGCCAAGTCCACGACTCGGGCGCGGTAGGCCGGCCGGAGGACGTCCCACAGGGCCGGTTCGGTGCGGCGGCATCGCCCGGGCGGGTAAACCCGCGGGGCTACAATGGCGCTAAACCCGGCTTCGCGGGTTCCGGCGGAGAGTTCGATGCGTGTTCCGTGCGGGTTCGCGTCGGCGGTGGATCGAACGGCATGGGGATCATCTGCACGAAAGCATGAGGTTGAAGATGGCGAAGGTGACGGTCGTGGGGGGCGGGCTTTCCGGGTCCGAGGCGGCGTACCAGCTCGCGGAGCGCGGCCACCAGGTCACGCTTCGGGAGATGCGCCCCGTGCGCGGCACCGCGGCGCACCAGACGGAGATGCTGGGCGAGATCGTCTGCTCCAACACCTTCAAGTCCGAAGATCCATCGAACGCCCACGGTCTGCTCAAGCTGGAGATGGACGCGCTGGGCGCCGGCGGCTCGCTGCTGCTGCGCTGCGCCCGCGAGTCGCGCATCCCCGGCGGCACGGCGCTCACGGTGGACCGCATCGAGTTCGCGCAGCGGATGACCGCGGCGGTCGAGGCGCATCCGTCCATCGAGATCGTGCGCGACGAGGTGACGGAGCTGCCGG belongs to Longimicrobiaceae bacterium and includes:
- the topA gene encoding type I DNA topoisomerase, with protein sequence MESPTKAKTIRGFLPDGYRVAASMGHVRDLPESASEIPPTLKGKEWARLGVNVDADFEPVYVVPGSKRKVVAELRALLKDADELVVATDEDREGESIGWHLVQVLAPRIPISRIVFHEITPEAIRAALASPRQIEEDVVRAQETRRILDRLVGYTVSPLLWKKIAGGLSAGRVQSVAVRLLVQRERERRAFRSGTYWDLKALLEKQATPFSAQLASLAGKRVASGKDFDETTGQLKGARDVVLLAEADARALAERLRTAKWTVAETEEKPSIRRPYPPFTTSTLQQEANRKLRLSARDAMRIAQRLYEEGLITYMRTDSVHLSEQAITASRNRVKSLYGAEYLSPQPRQFTTKSKGAQEAHEAIRPAGTEMRTAEELRLTGMEHALYDLIWKRTVASQMADARQTHLTAMIHAADAVFRASGKRIDFAGFFRAYVEGTDDPDAALEDREEPLPPFKKGDALDLRDLEALGHETQPPARYTEATLVKTLEAEGIGRPSTYASIIGTIIDRGYVERQQNQLVPTFTAFAVTGLLEKHFPTLVDTRFTARMEEQLDEIAEGQAEWLPYLRAFYSGPDGLEARVKSGSADIDPREASTVRLADLPARVRIGKFGPFVESEDASGATVTASIPDGIAPADLSDKQVQGLLRAKSEGPDVLGTDPTTGKPILLLQGRFGPYVQLGAAEEGGAKPKRASLPKGVTPETLGFDMAVKLLSLPRTLGAHPESGKEIQAGVGRFGPFVVHEGEFRSLGKGDDVYTVDLARGVELLSQPKGGGRTKVEPLRTLGPHPADGEPIQLFEGRYGPYVKHGATNASLPKGVAPEKFTVEEAVPLLAERALAAPKKGKAKGRSASTARKPAAAKADTAKATAKKTATAKKAATAKKTATAKKTTTKSVAKKTAAKSTTRAR